The genomic region CAGCCTCGGCATCGACATCGTTCTCCGAGCCCATCAGGTGGTGGATGAGGGCTACTCTTTCTTTGCTGGCAGGCGCCTCGTCACCATCTTTAGCGCGTCCAACTACTGCGGCGAGTTCACCAACAGCGGTGCCATGATGCTGATGGACGAAAACTGCATGTGCAGCTTCCAAATCTTTAAGCCTGAGTACTAAGAACAGGAAGGCGTGTACGGGCGCGCGCACTTTCAACAAGGCAgatcgctgcagcagcagcagcagcagtggcggctgcggcggaaGCAGACCGCTGTGGATGGGTGTTGGTTTGCTTCTCGGGCTCTGCGAGTGCATGCCTGTGCGTACTTTGTTCTCCAGTGACAACTTACTCCTCTTCGAAGGCCACGCGGCCGCGCGTACGAATTCAAATAGTCACAGGCGTACACTGGCGTCGGCACACGTACGCATACAcaacgcacatgcacgcaccgACGTGCGTCTTGTTGCGCCTGTTCTGTTAAGCTGTCCTCTATTTCTACTCTTTTTTCCTCTTGTCGTCGTGTGTAATTCAGTAGCGACTGCGCTCCGTtgtgtgcccccccccttccctcccccacacgcATTCgtgatctctctctcttgctgcgGCTTGAAAGAGTCTTTGGCGCCCTTTTttcctctcttcttttcttcgCCCACGTTGTCTGTGCACGTGGGCCGGCGAGTCGATGCGTCTTGTTCGCGTAAGGTGATGGTACGGTGTAGAGATTCCATCTCTCCCCTTcttgtttgttgtttgtctCGCTGCTTGGGGTACTTGTGCCGTTGATTATGGTGAGCAGGACAGCTGATGAGATACGGCGCAGCTAacgcccctctccttcctctttGTTTGGTGTAAGATACGTTGGCCATTGCAGCCGGTGCGACAGTCGTGAGGGTGGTTCACAGGAACTAGCGGGGGATGGAGGGTAACATAGAAAACGAATCGAAGTACAAGAATTGCGACTGTGTTGTGCGGCGTGCAGCCGCtgtctgcgcgcgcacgtctgTTaaagtgcgtgcgtgtaggtGTTCGGTACGTTTGGCATCGGCTCGCTTGTAAGAACAACAAGAAAGTGCTCAGGAATGGCATTCCACCACGTCCAAAAAGAGGGAACGACGAAGCGTGGGACCTAACGCTCGGCTTCCCACCACAGCTCCACCCTCTTCTTCACGTTGTGTCGGTGGACGCGGGGCTCATGTGTCTGGGTGAAAGTGCATGCGTGGTGGCTGTGCTGGTGGGAAGGAAGGCAAGAGCTCCTCACCGACTGTTGCTGGCGTTGTTGCGTTTTATGGCGTCGTGCACATTTCCGTTCATCGGCTTGTCGCCGCTCGATGTGTCGGCATGCTTTTGCAGGCTTTTTGCATGCTTGTTGCATGCTTCCATGCGGACGATCTGCGCATCCGGCAAACGCAGAAGAAAAGCCACCGTTAACTGTCGACTTCTCTGCTGATGCTTGCCACACGCGTGAGAagaaggaaacgaaaaaggaaagcCGTGACGCCGGTCAGCTTACTCGATGCCACGCTCTCTTTCGCGCCACGGTATCTTCACCTTGAACCGatctcctctttttttgtctCTACGTTTATTGATGTTTGCGCTGGACGcatcgcacacacgcacgcactcgtcCTGCCTGTCCCCCGCCTACGCGTACCCCCTCTCTCGGTGCCCGTGCGTTCACGTGCGttccgcccccctcccctttccacCTCCATCTTGTTTCGTCTCTCCCTTTCACCTCATCGCACGCACGCTCCTGCCTTTGCATGCTTCAATTGGTGTAGAGTCGATTGCACACAGATGGCCTTCCCAAGCCGCAAGGATGcgtgccgcgcgcagcgcaagaGCGCCAAGAAGCACCGCCCCGAGATCATTGTGATCGACCTGAAGGATCACGTGCTTGgtcgcgcggcggctgtggttgccaagcagctgctcctggGTAAGAAGATCACCGTGGTGCGCTGCGAGCAGCTCAACATTGCCGGTACGGAGATCCGCAACAAGATCAAGTACCTGCAGTACCTGCGCAAGCGGAAGCTGACGAACCCCACAAAGGGTCCCTTCCACCACCGTGCCCCGTCCGACGTGTTTGTCCGCACTGTGCGCAGCATGCTGCCCCGGTACACGAAGCGCGGCATGAAGGCGCTTAACTCGCTGGTGGCCTACGAGGGAATTCCGCCCAACGTGGTGCGCACGGGCGGGCGCGTGGTGATCCCGCGCGCCCAGCGCCATGTGTGCTACCGCTCGGAGCGCCCTTACACAGTGCTCGGCAACATGTGCAAGCACGTGGGCTGGAAGTAcagcgacgtcgtcgccAATCTCGAGAAGGCTCGCGTGGAGAAGGCGTCCCGCCACCACGAAAAGCAGGCGAAGCTTCGCGACGCGTGGAAGTCGGCCCGCAAGGAGGCGCTCGCCAAGATGCCCAAGCACAAcgtggaggtgctgaagaAGTTCGGCTACGCGTAAGCAGATGGCAATCGGCTAGCACACGCTTCCGTgctcacagacacacatcGACACGACCACCCTGCACGGTTCTTAGCCGTCATGACGTTGTtggaagagggagcgggACGGAGAGGTCgcacgagctgctggcgcgttAAGTGGTGAACACTTTGGGGCGAACGAGAATTGGGAGTCGAGAGGCGCAGCCGGCCAGCGGAAGCGTCACTGCTGTTCCTCTGCTCATTCGTGTTCTATCCTTGTGCACCCGCTTCGGCCAAACGCTGTCCGCGCCTCTCCAACACACCTTCCATGTCGGCTGCTCTCTTTCCCCCATCCCCCTCTGCTTTCCTGCCTTCCCCCCGCGGTAgacacatgcatacatatatatatatatatataactgtgtatgtgtatgcgtgtgcgtattgTTAGTGTTGGCGTTGGTGcgcgtctgtctgtgtgtggcTACGCTGAGCTCGACTTGCATCTTTCCtttctcgttttctttgtttttctgtgtgtgtgtgcggtctCGCGCACTCTCATTTATATCAAACAAGCagcaaaggaaagggaagaaaaaagaagacaCCATGAGCAGCTTGACAGCAGGAAAGCTCGAGCGACAGgcaggcgagggagagacagggagaaaaggaagctgtgtgtgtggtcggAAGGACTTGTGCagtctcttcctctttcatCGGTTGTTCCAGACTCCGCcctcctgcacacacacacacacacacacacacaggtgtTTCTACCGCTACTCACGCATGCCTTTCGCAACTTGCTTTGCAAGGTCACGCTTGTCTGCTAGATGCACTTGCAGATTCATTCAAGCTGTCCTCACCGGCACTCTTGCGCAGCCATGTATCGCATGCTCTTTTCTTCCACTGCCTGCCCACCATCTTCGTGTCCATCCACTCTCTCGTTGTGTGATGCATCGCATTATCATCATCTTCCACGGTTCGGCTGTGCAGCTTCAGAGAATGCCAAAGGAGCCGCAGCCCTCTCGCCCGTACGTCGTGCCGTTGTCGGCGCCGTACGCGAAGCCGTCGGGCTCGCTTGTCCccacggcgtcgtcgtcgacagcagccactgccgtcgcacgggcggcggctgcgaacgccgctggtggtggtgctgcaccggctgcCGGTGGCCATCGTCTAGCGCGACTCACCATCAACAACTTTTCCTCGTTTCGTGCGCGTGTCAAGAAGCTCCCGCCGGATGCCAATGTcaaggcagcgctgcacacaCAGCTTTTCCAGTTCCCTGAGCGTGTCTGCTTCGGCTGTGTGAAGTGCCGGCGCGACAATGTCGAGTCGGACAGCGTGGCTATCGACTTGAAGAACCGCATCATGCTGTGCGCGGCCTGCTTCACCCGCATCATTCGGccgcgcacgtacacgccGAGCAGGGTGGTGCCCTTcccatcgctgctgtcgtggcTGAACTATAAGCCTTCTCATGTAATGGAGATGCCCGATGACGTGCTGGAGCGAcccgcggaggcggtggcgccgtcaGGCGAGCGCATGGCCACTCCCATGCTGGCAGGTGGCGACAGGGCGACTAACCTGGGCAAGCTGCCAGCCATTGCCATGAACATCGCGGCTGGTGatcgcagccgcggcggtgatgcagcGGGTGGACGGCGTGGAGGCCCAACGATAGACGAAGCGCTCGCTCagggcagcgccagcaccccGGCTGGCACCCACCCTtgcctgcgcgtgtggggCGTGTGCCAGCACGGCGAGACATGTCTGTTCCGTAATGCGCCCGCTGATCTGTGCGTGGCGTACTTGATGGGGCTGTGCCGCGGACGCAGTAGCCCCATCGGTGGCGCCCCCgtaggtggtggtggcggaggcggtcgCCCCAATGCGAATCGTAATAATAATCGACACGGCCACGGCGGCCAACACCAGCAGCATCACAAACACAGTTACTACCACAGCCAGGGGGGGCGCAATGCTCGTCGTGACCGCGGCGCAATCACCGCGGGCGGCGTCCAGACGTGCCGCCTTCTGCACCAGGATGTGTACGACCTCCCCGACGTTTCTgacccgccgccgcgcgaaCGCTTCGAGGGCGACCTGGAGGACAAGGACGGCGCCTGGGCGGCGTGGGTGTGTCGGCGGCGCGACAGCCCAAACAGCGCGGAGTGGCAGCTGTGGCACAACGGTCCGCTGGAGCAGTTGTTTAGAGCGTATGTCCCCGCGCGGAGGCGCCCTGTTCTTCGCCAGCCGAAGAAGAAGTTGGAGGTGGCGCCGGCCGCAGAAGCGTCGACCGCCGTGGCCGAGTTggcagaagaagagggagagaggaatgaaggcgaggagggcgcTCAGACGGCTGAGGATGAGCTGACGACCCCGCTcgctgacgaggaggacgtcaTGAATGATGAGGAGGACggtgaggaagagggagacggcgacgcggatgcCAACGACGATACCGTCAGCGAAGGGGTTGCCGGCAAGGAAGCCGAGGATgagccagcgccggcgccagtTCCTGCACCAACAACAAAGCTGAACCTGATAGACATCATGGCAGCTCTCAAGGGCATCAAGAAAGACCCACCGGAGAAAGCGGATGATGCGGAGAAGTAGCCCCATCCGCGAAGGCTTTCccttcttgctgctgctccttaTGCTGATAGCGCCGTCACggacggcggcgttgcgcgcTGTTCGCCCTCACTCTTTGTACGACTCTGTGTTGCTCGCTGGCTATCTTGTCGCGGattacttttttttttcttctcgtTCTGTCTGTCGCTGATTTTTGCGTCAACGGTGAACGTGTCTGCGGTGTTCGtgcgggcgtgtgcgcgcgttttcgtggccctccccctttctctctctctctctcgattgCTGTGCGAAGGTTGTTTCCGTGGTGTTGGCAGCCGTTATTATTAGTACTATTTATTTTTGCGTTGTGGTTCTTGTCTAGCGGTTCACTTGGACATCCTGGGCGAACACATGGAGGGACGCGAGTATGTGCAAGTCCAAGCATCCCCTGgaggcagacacacgccacgcacacacagagagaaggtAAACGGGAAAAACAAGAGGCTCACGAAATGAGGGGCCCACGAATGGCTTGTACCTGTCGGCAAGGTGCATGTCTCGGATGCGTAGATGCTCACTCTTGTCAGTGGCTGATCTGCGCAGCATCGGCTTTGGCGTTGCTGTTTTGTTTCTCTTGCTTTCTCGCACAATTCCGACAACGGGATGTGGCTTGCGGCGCAACAGCATCCACCCCAGCTGCAGCAAGTTTGGCAGCACACGTAGCGGTGGggcgtgctgctcggcgtATAGGGCCACCACCTATTGCTCATGAGATGCAAAATGTGCTCTGCTTCTCCCAAGCAAGATGGCAAGCCGACAAAGTGCGACCTGCTCTACAGCTTCATTTATCTCGCTCTCGCCATCTTCTCGCGCTTCGAACCACCTGCTTGCTCGCCTTATTCTCTGCACGTGACGCACCTCCTCGGCTCTGGCCATGCTTCTCCCTTCTTGGCACGtgcgctcgtgtgcgccGATGATGATTTGGCGCGAGCGTACAAGAAACGGGGTAGGCAAAGTACGAACGCGCGAGGCAGGCGAGATGAACCCAAACAGGTGTCACACACCCGGAGGCACTTGTTTACTGTTCACACCCCTGCAAGGGTGGGGAAGACGAGCCGCGTGCCGGCTGGCGCAGTCAAGCGCAGGGCCCGCCACGGCCACCATACGCCGACATAGCGCAGCTTTTCACCCCATCCCATACGACCGTACCAGCGCTAGTGATTCTGGTCATGCCAGCTCGCGCTCGGCGCAAGCATCTCGAAGTCTTATCAGATGCGCCGGGTTGCTGGAGACCGCCActgttgctgcagcggcatTTCATCCttcgcggctgctgcgcattcCTATGATGCCGCCACTTGTGCGCATCGCGGACGCGGAGCCTACGTCGAGCCGTTCCTCTTGTCCCGCCTCGTACGGAGCTCGAGAAGAcatcggcgacggtggcaaGGCCGTCATCAGCGGTGCCGTTTCACCTGCTCTGGCTCGGGagctttctcttctctcgaATGATGACCTCATCCAGCGCATACACCGCTTTAGTCGCTCCAACTTTGTtcctgcgcagcggccgctgctctACGCGCATCTTAAGGAGTTCATGAAGCCTCAGCGTTTGGCGTACGCGTCTACCAAGACGGTTCAAGACCACCTTCAAGTCGCGAACGCAGCTGACATGCATGAGACATGCATCGAGCTCTACCACGCCGCCCGAGAGCACAtgtccgctgcagcgctcaTGCTGCGAACTCCCTGTGCTCCTCTAACTAATGGTTCTGCCACCGGCGTCGGGCAGCCGGATGCCGGCGGGCACGTCGGCCTGTCGAcagcgagcggcagcggcaccaatTTGGCCGCTGATGGCGCGGTGCTTGTAAGCGCGTTCGTGGTGGATAGCGCGTACGCCACACAGCGCACCTCGGAGCTCACACGACTGGCCTCCTACTGCGTCACGCAATTGCTGGCGCCTCTGCATGCCGAAGGGCATGACGCCACCACAGGAGATGCAAGCCCTGCGACCCCGAAGGTTTTGCGGTCGTTGGCGGTTCGAACGCCGCGCGAGGTTGCAACAGAGCTGTCGCTGGTGCGTTGCTTATGGCGCGCGTTATGCTTGGCAGAGTACTACAAGTGCGCCGAGGCCACCAGCACGCAGGCGGTGAAAGGGTGCAAGGAGCAGGCGCTTGCCGACGCTCTGGCAATTCTGGATGCGTGCCGGCAAGTGGCTTCCGTGCGGAGGgaggcagccgtggcggtgctggctgcAGTGGCGAACGGGCACTCATCCTCTTCAACGACAACACCAGCGCTATCGGAGAGGCAGTCCTCGGAGTTGCTGGCCGAGGCACTGAACTTTGTTCGCTACGCCTCCCTCGACGATGATGGCGAGTTCGCCTTCTACCAGTTctgcaaggaggaggggattCTGTGGTCACCACAGCCGCTGTCGTGGAGTGTGCGACGTGAGACAAGCGAtgccgcctcgtcgctgtcctctGCAGCCGGGGTTGGCCGCGCGAACACGTtcgcgcacagcgaggaCGAGGTGCAGGTGTTCTACGCCGCGCTCATCGACACGTGTGCCGCAGGGCGGCTTGTCCCCGAAGCGCTGCTCTACTTCACTGAAGCGAGGCGCCTTCTTGGTTGCCCACCACTCGTGGACGGCGAGGACATAGGTGCggagacggtgctgctgctcggggCAGAGGGCGGAAGAGGGCCTCGAGTcagcagcgtggcggcggccaccacTTTGAAGACGTCACTGGAAGCAGTCGATGCTGTGCCGCGTGCACTGCCACCGGCAGCAtctgccgccactgctgaaAGCAGCGATCCGGGTATGTCTGCTCCTCTTTCTCCACTGAGCCACCCAGCAACCGTTTCTTCCGGTGCGCATGGTGGCAAGCTCGgcttcagcaccgccacggctgGCTTTGCCTTGACAGAGCTTCTTCTTCACCGACTCCTttcggtgctgcaggcggccAAGAAAAACCACCACGTAGTGCGCCTCGCACGAGCGCTCATCGCAGCAGGGGCCGTCTCGCAGATAAAGGCGCACATGTGGACAGTGCTTCTCAtctccgccggcgccgtgcggGCGGCGGACGTGGTGCTCGCGGTGTACGGCTACGCCTTGGAGCGACTGGCCAGTCCTGCAGGCAGTGAAGGCAGTAGCGGCAGGGGCTACACGACTGCTGAGGTGTGCACACTGGAGTACCTCTTGCAAACCTCACTCAACGCGCTTTCCAAGTGCCAGCTACCACGCTACGAGCAAGATTACCTCCAGCCCGCGCGCgacgcgcaggtgctgcatTGCACGGACGAGTTCTATTACAGCTGCCTTCTGCAAGAGGCTCACAACTCCATGTgtccggcgcagcgggcggccGAGGTGCTGGCGAGGATGGAGGAGGCAAAGGTACCTATGACAACGCCGATCGTCTCACGGCTGCTGAAGCTGTACCTGCGAGTGGAGGCGCCAGAGTTCATTAGGGTGTACCGCCACGCCGTCGACGACCTGGGCCTGCCACTGCGCTCTGTGTGGGCCGACCAGCTCCTGCTTTGGGCCGACCGACGCCGCTATTTTCTCTCTGCCGATGACCGTGAGTacgttgtgcagcagctgctgcgctcgcggCGAGTGGCGACCGTGGCTGACCTCCAGCCCCTGCTCGGTGGCCTTCGCACACACTTTGCCCTTCTCTATTATGatcacacgcacgccgcacgcgaGCAGTTCCTCAGAGACGGGTCAGTGCCAGTGGAGCAGCCAACTGTGACGGACTCTCGCGCGCATTTTCTGATGACACGGCCGATGAGCGTGCAGCGGGGCGTCATGGCGCGCGCGGGGACGTCGTGGGTGTGCAATGGCGTGGGTGGCGAGGAGCtggtcgaggaggagacgaggCGACACGGGATCTTGCCTCGCATGCTGGGCGATGCGCCCCGCCGCACTCTGCATGCCGGCATCGCGGAGCTGTCGGAGACGCCGTTGCTGTTTCCTATCGCCGATGGCACTGCCGGCGCAGGCGACTCGGAACGGCTGCACGACAGGGCGCTTCGAGTGTACTTGGCCGATGTCTTGGACGGACTGCAGCGCTCTTCCAACTGGGTGATATAACGGCCAGCCGGAAGCGGAGCCGTGCAGCGCAGAAATCGCAAAAcggtcgctgcggccgccgtggtgaGTGCTTGTGTATTGGACCAtcaatatatatatatatatatatgcaaGCCGTCTTGTGTCTTGTGCACGTTGGATGTCACGTTGGACATCATCACCTCAGTTTCTTTTCCATTTTTGTTGACTTGCGGCGACCCTATGCTGTCATCACACTACC from Leishmania major strain Friedlin complete genome, chromosome 34 harbors:
- a CDS encoding putative 60S ribosomal protein L13a, translated to MAFPSRKDACRAQRKSAKKHRPEIIVIDLKDHVLGRAAAVVAKQLLLGKKITVVRCEQLNIAGTEIRNKIKYLQYLRKRKLTNPTKGPFHHRAPSDVFVRTVRSMLPRYTKRGMKALNSLVAYEGIPPNVVRTGGRVVIPRAQRHVCYRSERPYTVLGNMCKHVGWKYSDVVANLEKARVEKASRHHEKQAKLRDAWKSARKEALAKMPKHNVEVLKKFGYA